The DNA segment CAGGGCGTGTATCCGGGCCGGAAGAGCGGAACGGCCGTGGTTCCCTCGCGGCCGACCTGCGGGGTGACGCCCGGCGCATCGCTTCCGCGGTGGACGCGGGCGATCGGCGCTGGCGCGAGGTCCTGGGGCAGGCCCAGGCCAGGAGCGACTTGCTCGAAACCATCCTGGGAAGCATGGTGGACGGCGTGGTGGCGCAAGACGCCCGGGGACGGGTCCTGCTCTTCAACGAGGCCGCGGAGGCGCTCTTCGGCTGCCGGCGCGGCGAGGTCATCGGCCGGCCTCTGCTGGAGGCCATCCGGGAGTACGACGTGGCCGACGCCCTGGAGACGGCCATGCGCGAGGGGGCCGGCGTCACCCGCACCATCGGGCTGGCACGCCTGGGAGAGCGGGAGCTCCAGGTGCGCACGGCGCCCCTCCGGTCCCGCAGCGGCGAGCTGCACGGCGCCGTGGCGGTGCTGAGGGACGTCACCGAGATGCGCCGCCTGGAACAGGTCCGCACCGAGTTCGTGGCCAACGTCTCCCACGAGCTGCGCACGCCCCTGACGGCCCTCAAGGGCTTCATCGAGACCCTGCTGGACGGTGCGGTGGACGACCGTGCCACGGCCCGCCGCTTTCTGGAGATCATGCGGCGGGAGACGGATCGCCTGGTGAGCCTCATCAGCGACCTGCTGGACCTCTCCCGGCTCGAGTCGCCCCGTCTCGAGGTGCGCCTTGAAACCCTCAACCTCAGCGACCTGGTGGATCAAAGCCTTGAGCTCTTCCGGCACCGGGCCGGTACCCGGGGCGTCGAGCTGGCATCGGAGCTCCCGTCGCCCTTCTGGGTGGAGGCCGACGAGTCTCTTCTCCGCCAGGTGCTGGTGAACCTGATCGACAACGCGGTCAAGTACACCCCTGAAGGAGGCAGGATCTGGATCTCGGGTAGCCGCGAAGAGGGTTGGGCCGAGTTCTCCGTGTCGGATACGGGTCCCGGCATCCCCCGAAAGGCCCTGGACCGGATCTTCGAGCGTTTCTACCGGGTGGACAAGGCCCGATCCCGGGCCATGGGCGGCACGGGCCTGGGGCTTTCCATCGTCCGGCACGCGGTGGAACGCCAGGGTGGGCGGGTATGGGTCGAGAGTCAGCTCGGCGAGGGCAGCACCTTCCGGGTCCGCCTGCACGCCGGGC comes from the Limnochorda pilosa genome and includes:
- the pnpS gene encoding two-component system histidine kinase PnpS: MDRREPRPLAAGPPELLSQPGRGGFLLRLPALLAVAVIAWSLWALYQVDGRRALVGAAAALAGWGLAWAWQHQRQQRFVDALVQRLAGRVSGPEERNGRGSLAADLRGDARRIASAVDAGDRRWREVLGQAQARSDLLETILGSMVDGVVAQDARGRVLLFNEAAEALFGCRRGEVIGRPLLEAIREYDVADALETAMREGAGVTRTIGLARLGERELQVRTAPLRSRSGELHGAVAVLRDVTEMRRLEQVRTEFVANVSHELRTPLTALKGFIETLLDGAVDDRATARRFLEIMRRETDRLVSLISDLLDLSRLESPRLEVRLETLNLSDLVDQSLELFRHRAGTRGVELASELPSPFWVEADESLLRQVLVNLIDNAVKYTPEGGRIWISGSREEGWAEFSVSDTGPGIPRKALDRIFERFYRVDKARSRAMGGTGLGLSIVRHAVERQGGRVWVESQLGEGSTFRVRLHAGPTSEVTRP